The following proteins come from a genomic window of Primulina tabacum isolate GXHZ01 unplaced genomic scaffold, ASM2559414v2 Contig507, whole genome shotgun sequence:
- the LOC142534424 gene encoding mitochondrial import inner membrane translocase subunit Tim9: MDKSMLGDLDALPEEDKLRMTAMIDQLQIRDSLRMYNALVERCFTDCVDTFRRKTLDKQEETCVRRCAEKFLKHSMRVGMRFAELNQGAATQD; the protein is encoded by the coding sequence ATGGACAAGAGCATGCTTGGAGATTTGGACGCTCTTCCGGAGGAAGATAAGCTCCGAATGACGGCCATGATCGACCAGCTCCAAATCCGCGACAGTTTAAGGATGTATAACGCATTGGTGGAGAGATGTTTCACCGACTGTGTTGACACTTTTCGTCGCAAAACTCTTGACAAGCAAGAGGAAACTTGTGTTCGCAGATGTGCCGAGAAGTTCTTGAAACACTCTATGCGTGTTGGCATGAGATTTGCAGAGCTAAACCAGGGTGCTGCTACACAAGATTAG